A region from the Mycolicibacterium phlei genome encodes:
- the ppc gene encoding phosphoenolpyruvate carboxylase: MTDVPGLEPIGAVKRTRVGREATEPMREDIRLLGALLGDTVREQNGEEVFDLVERARVESFRVRRSEIDRADLARMFDGIDVHQAIPVIRAFTHFALLANVAEDIHRERRRAIHTAAGEPPQNSSLAATYAKLDAADLDPRTVAEALSGALVSPVITAHPTETRRRTVFDTQHRITELMRLRLHGHTRTDDGRDIELELRKHILTLWQTALIRLSRLKIQDEIETGLRYYPAAFFEVIPEVNAEVRKELRSRWPDAELLTEPIVRPGSWIGGDRDGNPNVTADVVRLATGNAAYTAFNHYFTELTALQEELSMSARLVRISDELAALADRCDEPARADEPYRRALRVVHARLTATAQEILDRQPEHELDLGMQRYATPAELLADLDVIDASLRANGSTVLADDRLARLREAVHVFGFHLCGLDMRQNSEVHEEVVAELLAWAGVHPDYRSLEEPDRVELLARELSTRRPLIKEGAELSELARKELDIMAAAARAVRVYGPAAVPNYIISMCQSVSDMLEAAILLKEVDLLDVSAEQAYAPVGIVPLFETIDDLQRGAGILEAALELPVYRAIVSARGQNQEVMLGYSDSNKDGGYLAANWALYRAELDLVESARKTGIRLRLFHGRGGTVGRGGGPSYDAILAQPPGAVNGSLRITEQGEVIAAKYAEPQLAHRNLETLVAATLEATLLDVEGLGDEAGPAYEVLDDLAARAQRAYSELVHETPGFVEYFKASTPVSEIGALNIGSRPTSRKPTTSISDLRAIPWVLAWSQSRVMLPGWYGTGTAFEEWIAAGPEQERVEVLRDLYRRWPFFRTVLSNMAQVLAKSDLGLAARYSELVEDEALRRRVFDKIAAEHERTIRMHKLITGHDDLLADNPALARSVFNRFPYLEPLNHLQVELLRRYRSGDDDELVQRGILLTMSGLATALRNSG, translated from the coding sequence ATGACTGACGTCCCCGGGCTGGAACCGATCGGCGCGGTCAAGCGCACCCGTGTCGGCCGTGAGGCCACCGAACCGATGCGCGAGGACATCCGCCTGCTGGGCGCGCTGCTCGGCGACACCGTGCGCGAGCAGAACGGCGAGGAGGTGTTCGACCTCGTCGAGCGGGCCCGGGTGGAGTCGTTCCGGGTGCGCCGCTCGGAGATCGACCGGGCCGATCTGGCGCGCATGTTCGACGGCATCGACGTGCACCAGGCGATCCCGGTCATCCGGGCGTTCACGCACTTCGCGCTGCTGGCCAACGTCGCCGAGGACATCCACCGGGAGCGCAGGCGCGCGATCCACACGGCGGCCGGCGAGCCGCCGCAGAACAGCAGCCTGGCCGCGACGTACGCCAAACTCGACGCGGCCGATCTGGATCCGCGGACCGTCGCCGAGGCGCTGAGCGGTGCGCTGGTGTCGCCGGTGATCACCGCGCACCCCACCGAGACGCGTCGTCGCACCGTCTTCGACACCCAGCACCGGATCACCGAGCTGATGCGGCTGCGGCTGCACGGTCACACCCGCACCGACGACGGGCGCGACATCGAGCTCGAACTGCGCAAGCACATTCTGACGCTGTGGCAGACCGCGCTGATCCGGTTGTCCCGGTTGAAGATCCAGGACGAGATCGAGACCGGCCTGCGCTACTACCCGGCGGCGTTCTTCGAGGTGATCCCCGAGGTCAACGCCGAGGTGCGTAAGGAGCTGCGGTCGCGGTGGCCCGACGCCGAGCTGCTGACGGAGCCGATCGTGCGGCCCGGGTCGTGGATCGGCGGCGACCGCGACGGGAACCCGAACGTCACCGCCGACGTGGTGCGGCTGGCCACCGGAAACGCCGCGTACACGGCGTTCAACCACTACTTCACCGAGCTCACCGCGCTTCAGGAGGAGCTGTCGATGTCGGCGCGGCTGGTGCGGATCAGCGACGAGCTGGCCGCGCTGGCCGACCGGTGCGACGAGCCCGCCCGCGCCGACGAGCCGTACCGGCGGGCGCTGCGCGTCGTGCACGCCCGCCTGACCGCGACGGCCCAGGAGATCCTGGACCGGCAGCCCGAACACGAACTCGACCTCGGCATGCAGCGGTACGCGACGCCGGCGGAGCTGCTCGCCGACCTCGACGTCATCGACGCCTCGCTGCGCGCCAACGGCAGCACGGTGCTCGCCGACGACCGGCTGGCCCGGCTGCGGGAAGCCGTGCACGTGTTCGGTTTTCATCTGTGCGGACTCGACATGCGGCAGAACTCCGAGGTGCACGAGGAGGTCGTGGCCGAGCTGCTGGCCTGGGCCGGGGTGCACCCGGATTACCGCTCGCTGGAGGAGCCCGACCGGGTGGAGCTGCTGGCCCGCGAGCTGTCGACCCGGCGCCCGCTGATCAAGGAGGGGGCCGAGCTGTCGGAGCTGGCCCGCAAGGAGCTCGACATCATGGCGGCCGCCGCGCGTGCGGTGCGGGTGTATGGGCCGGCGGCGGTGCCGAACTACATCATCTCGATGTGCCAGTCGGTGTCGGACATGCTCGAGGCCGCGATCCTGCTCAAAGAGGTTGACCTGCTGGATGTCTCGGCTGAGCAGGCCTATGCGCCGGTCGGGATCGTGCCGTTGTTCGAGACGATCGACGACCTGCAGCGCGGTGCGGGGATCCTGGAGGCCGCGCTGGAGCTGCCGGTGTACCGGGCGATCGTGTCGGCGCGCGGGCAGAACCAGGAGGTGATGCTGGGCTACTCCGACTCCAACAAGGACGGGGGATACCTGGCGGCCAACTGGGCGCTGTACCGCGCCGAGCTCGACCTGGTGGAGTCGGCGCGCAAGACCGGAATCCGGTTGCGGCTCTTCCACGGTCGCGGCGGCACGGTGGGCCGCGGCGGCGGGCCGAGCTACGACGCGATCCTGGCGCAGCCGCCGGGGGCGGTGAACGGGTCGCTGCGCATCACCGAGCAGGGTGAGGTGATCGCGGCCAAGTACGCCGAGCCGCAACTGGCGCACCGCAACCTGGAGACGCTGGTGGCGGCGACGCTGGAGGCCACGCTGCTCGACGTGGAGGGTCTGGGCGACGAGGCCGGCCCGGCCTACGAGGTGCTCGACGACCTGGCCGCCCGCGCGCAGCGCGCGTACTCCGAACTGGTGCACGAGACACCGGGTTTCGTCGAGTACTTCAAGGCGTCCACACCGGTGAGCGAGATCGGGGCGCTGAACATCGGCAGCCGTCCGACGTCGCGCAAGCCGACGACGTCGATCTCGGATCTACGGGCGATTCCGTGGGTACTGGCGTGGAGCCAGTCGCGGGTGATGCTGCCCGGCTGGTACGGCACGGGCACGGCGTTCGAGGAGTGGATCGCCGCGGGTCCGGAGCAGGAGCGGGTGGAGGTGCTGCGCGACCTGTACCGGCGCTGGCCGTTCTTCCGCACGGTGCTGTCGAACATGGCGCAGGTGCTGGCGAAGTCCGATCTGGGCCTGGCCGCGCGGTATTCGGAACTGGTCGAGGACGAGGCGCTGCGGCGGCGGGTGTTCGACAAGATCGCCGCCGAGCATGAGCGCACCATCCGGATGCACAAGCTGATCACCGGTCACGACGATCTGCTCGCCGACAACCCGGCGCTGGCACGCTCGGTGTTCAACCGCTTCCCGTATCTGGAACCGCTGAATCACCTGCAGGTGGAGCTGCTGCGGCGGTACCGCTCCGGTGACGACGACGAGTTGGTGCAGCGGGGAATCCTGCTCACGATGAGCGGCCTGGCGACCGCGCTGCGCAACAGCGGCTAG
- the secG gene encoding preprotein translocase subunit SecG, which translates to MQLALQITLIVTSVLVVLLVLLHRAKGGGLSTLFGGGVQSSLSGSTVVEKNLDRLTLFVTGIWLVSIVGVALLIKYS; encoded by the coding sequence ATGCAATTGGCCCTGCAGATCACCCTGATTGTGACCAGCGTCCTGGTCGTGCTGCTGGTGCTGCTGCATCGCGCCAAGGGTGGTGGCCTGTCCACGCTGTTCGGCGGCGGTGTGCAGTCCAGCCTGTCGGGGTCGACGGTGGTCGAGAAGAACCTCGACCGGCTCACGCTGTTCGTCACCGGGATCTGGCTGGTCTCGATCGTCGGCGTCGCGCTGCTGATCAAGTACAGCTGA
- the tpiA gene encoding triose-phosphate isomerase has protein sequence MSRKPLIAGNWKMNLNHFEAIALVQKIAFALPTKYFDKVDVTVIPPFTDLRSVQTLVDGDKLLITYGAQDLSQHDSGAYTGEISGAFLAKLGCTYVIVGHSERRTYHHEDDALVAAKAAAAFRHGLIPIVCLGEQLEVREAGKHVEYNVESLRGSLAGLSKEQLGQVVIAYEPVWAIGTGRVASAADAQEVCKAIRDELAELAGADAAAGVRILYGGSVNAKNVGEIVAQPDVDGALVGGASLDGEQFATLSAIAAGGPLP, from the coding sequence GTGAGTCGTAAGCCGCTGATCGCCGGCAACTGGAAGATGAACCTGAACCACTTCGAGGCGATCGCGCTGGTTCAGAAGATCGCGTTCGCGTTGCCCACGAAGTACTTCGACAAGGTCGACGTGACCGTGATCCCGCCGTTCACCGACCTGCGCAGCGTGCAGACCCTGGTCGACGGCGACAAACTGCTGATCACCTACGGGGCGCAGGATCTGTCGCAGCACGACTCCGGGGCCTACACCGGCGAGATCAGCGGTGCGTTCCTGGCCAAGCTGGGCTGCACCTACGTCATCGTGGGGCACTCCGAGCGGCGCACCTACCACCACGAGGACGACGCGCTGGTGGCCGCCAAGGCCGCCGCGGCGTTCCGGCACGGGCTGATCCCGATCGTCTGCCTCGGCGAGCAGCTCGAGGTGCGCGAGGCCGGCAAGCACGTCGAGTACAACGTGGAGTCGCTGCGCGGCTCGCTGGCGGGCCTGTCCAAGGAGCAGCTCGGCCAGGTGGTGATCGCCTACGAGCCGGTGTGGGCGATCGGCACCGGCCGGGTGGCGTCCGCCGCCGACGCGCAGGAGGTGTGCAAGGCGATCCGCGACGAGCTGGCCGAGCTGGCCGGCGCCGACGCGGCCGCCGGGGTGCGGATCCTCTACGGCGGGTCGGTGAACGCCAAGAACGTCGGCGAGATCGTCGCTCAGCCCGACGTCGACGGCGCGCTGGTGGGCGGTGCCTCGCTGGACGGTGAGCAGTTCGCGACGCTGTCGGCGATCGCCGCCGGCGGGCCCCTGCCCTGA
- a CDS encoding phosphoglycerate kinase has translation MAIKTLEDLLAEGVSGRGVLVRSDLNVPLDDDGNITDPGRIIASVPTLKALSDAGAKVVVTAHLGRPKGGPEPKYSLAPVATALGERLGRHVQLAGDVVGTDALARAEGLTDGDVLLLENIRFDPRETSKDDAERLKLAKALVELVGDDGAFVSDGFGVVHRKQASVYDVATLLPHYAGTLVAAEVKVLKQLTEAGDRPYAVVLGGSKVSDKLAVIEQLAKKADSLVIGGGMCFTFLAAQGLSVGSSLLEESMIDTCRQLLDTYADVLHLPVDVVVAEKFAADATPEVVAADQIPDGKMGLDIGPGSVERFSALLSNAKTVFWNGPMGVFEFPAFAAGTKGVAEAIIAATGKGAFSVVGGGDSAAAVRQLGLPEDGFSHISTGGGASLEYLEGKQLPGIAVLDD, from the coding sequence GTGGCGATCAAGACTCTCGAAGACCTTCTGGCCGAGGGTGTTTCGGGCCGGGGCGTGCTGGTCCGTTCGGACCTGAACGTCCCGCTCGACGACGACGGCAACATCACCGACCCCGGTCGGATCATCGCGTCGGTGCCCACGCTCAAGGCGCTGTCCGACGCGGGCGCCAAGGTCGTCGTGACCGCCCACCTGGGCCGGCCCAAGGGCGGACCGGAGCCGAAGTACTCGCTGGCTCCGGTCGCCACGGCGCTGGGGGAGCGGCTCGGCAGGCACGTGCAGCTCGCTGGCGACGTCGTCGGCACCGATGCGCTGGCCCGCGCCGAGGGGCTCACCGACGGTGATGTGCTGCTGCTGGAGAACATCCGCTTCGATCCGCGGGAGACCAGCAAGGACGACGCCGAGCGGCTCAAGCTGGCCAAGGCGCTCGTCGAGCTCGTCGGTGACGACGGTGCGTTCGTCTCCGACGGGTTCGGTGTGGTGCACCGCAAGCAGGCCTCGGTGTACGACGTCGCCACCCTGCTGCCGCACTACGCCGGCACGCTGGTGGCCGCCGAGGTCAAGGTGCTCAAGCAGCTGACCGAGGCAGGCGACCGGCCCTACGCCGTGGTGCTGGGCGGGTCGAAGGTCTCCGACAAGCTCGCGGTCATCGAGCAGCTGGCCAAGAAGGCCGACAGCCTGGTGATCGGCGGCGGGATGTGCTTCACATTCCTTGCCGCGCAGGGGCTTTCGGTCGGCAGCTCGCTGCTCGAGGAGAGCATGATCGACACCTGCCGCCAGCTGCTGGACACCTACGCCGACGTGCTGCACCTGCCCGTCGACGTGGTGGTCGCCGAGAAGTTCGCCGCCGACGCCACCCCCGAGGTCGTCGCCGCCGACCAGATCCCGGACGGCAAGATGGGCCTCGACATCGGCCCCGGCAGCGTGGAGCGGTTCTCCGCGCTGCTGTCCAACGCCAAGACGGTGTTCTGGAACGGCCCGATGGGTGTGTTCGAGTTCCCGGCGTTCGCCGCGGGCACCAAGGGTGTCGCCGAGGCCATCATCGCCGCCACCGGCAAGGGCGCGTTCAGCGTCGTCGGCGGTGGTGACTCCGCGGCCGCGGTGCGCCAGCTGGGTCTGCCCGAGGACGGCTTCTCCCACATTTCCACCGGGGGCGGGGCGTCGCTGGAATACCTTGAGGGCAAGCAGCTGCCCGGTATCGCTGTCCTGGACGACTGA
- the gap gene encoding type I glyceraldehyde-3-phosphate dehydrogenase, with product MTIRVGVNGFGRIGRNFFRALDAQKAQGKATDIEIVAVNDLTDNATLAHLLKFDSILGRLPHEVSLEGEDTIVVGDTKIKALSVKEGPAALPWGDLGVDVVVESTGIFTARAKAQGHLDAGAKKVIISAPASDEDITIVLGVNDDKYDGSQNIISNASCTTNCLGPLAKVLNDEFGIVKGLMTTVHAYTQDQNLQDGPHKDLRRARAAAVNIVPTSTGAAKAIGLVLPELKGKLDGYALRVPIPTGSVTDLTAELKKSATVDEINAAMKAAAEGPLKGILKYYDAPIVSADIVTDPHSSLYDAGLTKVIDNQAKVVSWYDNEWGYSNRLVDLVGLVGKSL from the coding sequence GTGACCATCCGGGTAGGCGTGAACGGCTTCGGCCGCATCGGGCGGAACTTCTTCAGGGCGCTCGACGCCCAGAAGGCGCAGGGCAAGGCGACCGACATCGAGATCGTCGCCGTCAATGACCTCACCGACAACGCCACCCTGGCACACCTGCTGAAGTTCGACTCGATCCTGGGTCGGCTGCCCCACGAGGTGAGCCTGGAGGGCGAGGACACCATCGTCGTCGGCGACACCAAGATCAAGGCGCTCTCGGTCAAGGAGGGCCCGGCGGCCCTGCCGTGGGGCGACCTGGGTGTCGACGTCGTCGTCGAGTCCACCGGCATCTTCACCGCGCGCGCCAAGGCCCAGGGCCACCTGGACGCCGGCGCCAAGAAGGTCATCATCTCGGCCCCGGCCAGCGATGAGGACATCACCATCGTGCTGGGCGTCAACGACGACAAGTACGACGGCAGCCAGAACATCATCTCCAACGCGTCGTGCACCACGAACTGCCTCGGCCCGCTGGCCAAGGTGCTCAACGACGAGTTCGGCATCGTCAAGGGCCTGATGACCACGGTCCACGCCTACACCCAGGACCAGAACCTGCAGGACGGCCCGCACAAGGACCTGCGTCGCGCCCGCGCCGCCGCCGTCAACATCGTGCCGACCTCCACCGGTGCCGCCAAGGCCATCGGCCTGGTGCTGCCGGAGCTGAAGGGCAAGCTCGACGGCTACGCGCTGCGCGTGCCGATCCCCACCGGCTCGGTGACCGACCTGACCGCCGAGCTGAAGAAGTCGGCGACCGTCGACGAGATCAACGCCGCGATGAAGGCCGCCGCCGAGGGCCCGCTGAAGGGCATCCTGAAGTACTACGACGCGCCGATCGTGTCGGCCGACATCGTCACCGACCCGCACAGCTCGCTGTACGACGCGGGCCTGACCAAGGTGATCGACAACCAGGCCAAGGTCGTCTCCTGGTACGACAACGAGTGGGGCTACTCGAACCGCCTCGTCGATCTCGTCGGCCTGGTCGGCAAGTCGCTGTAG
- a CDS encoding ABC transporter substrate-binding protein → METLRVGAAFPDPPFNGMPGDGGLDIDLMRAIGAKLGAEVEFIPYEGEEFDGIFDGLAVGAYDCVASGVTVTPERERKALFAPPYVISGQAMAVDTRRGADHPDDVLVALAPRLAERVKSLPGVQIVKRGLSVEHIAIAVAPGDQALLSRIAVAQAELEDDGTLQGLRRKWLGNPYTDQSLAVH, encoded by the coding sequence GTGGAGACATTGCGCGTGGGGGCGGCGTTCCCCGACCCGCCGTTCAACGGCATGCCGGGGGACGGCGGTCTGGACATCGACCTCATGCGCGCGATCGGCGCCAAGCTGGGCGCCGAGGTCGAGTTCATCCCCTATGAGGGCGAGGAGTTCGACGGCATCTTCGACGGGCTGGCGGTCGGCGCCTACGACTGCGTGGCCTCCGGGGTCACCGTCACCCCCGAGCGGGAGCGCAAGGCGCTGTTTGCCCCGCCCTACGTCATCTCCGGGCAGGCGATGGCCGTCGACACCCGCCGCGGCGCGGACCACCCCGACGACGTTCTCGTCGCACTCGCCCCGAGGCTCGCCGAGCGGGTGAAATCGCTGCCCGGCGTCCAGATCGTGAAGCGCGGCCTCTCCGTGGAGCACATCGCGATCGCCGTCGCACCCGGTGACCAGGCACTTCTGTCCCGCATCGCGGTCGCGCAGGCCGAGCTGGAGGACGACGGCACGCTGCAGGGGCTGCGCAGGAAATGGCTGGGCAACCCCTACACCGACCAGAGTCTGGCCGTGCACTGA
- a CDS encoding esterase/lipase family protein: MSTSLSLGAGIAAAEEDSDTTSVSESTSQTQTEPETETEPEDSAEPEPDAEPEPDPEPEPDDFELELELDEELPDLADEVEKPKRTGAQQAPEPGLTDEPTVFEPEPQPQAQLVAFAEPEVNDDDPDPPTVPPMRPATLDKQLIGGVFDVGTIVVSVVHSVASAVAQTVGPDTLFGVPYMLAMSVVNSAAAVGRVLVGGPLYAPPSAPYSVSYGILDMVALLNPARSPAGANDPTIGVTPEHPLPVILLNSTVLTQGVNWAVGAPVLANAGYKVYTFNYGNRTSNPNFPLQSIDDIRVSAQQLSDKIDEVLAETGAPQVILIGHSQGGGILPVYYINNLDGADKVAQVIGIAPGNHGTDFLGLVSGVLSVPILRELYIGLSMWLAPAFYQQSMGSEFMDEVYGDGDTRPGVLYTNILTEYDEVATPYTNHVLDGPNVTNIVLQHRYPGLVHGHLNSVVSPYVWATVLDSLAA; encoded by the coding sequence ATGTCCACCTCCCTGAGTCTCGGCGCCGGGATCGCCGCCGCCGAGGAGGACAGCGACACCACCTCGGTGTCGGAGTCCACCTCGCAGACGCAGACGGAGCCGGAGACCGAGACGGAGCCGGAGGATTCTGCCGAACCGGAACCCGACGCCGAACCCGAACCGGATCCCGAGCCCGAACCCGACGACTTCGAACTCGAACTCGAGCTCGACGAGGAACTCCCCGACCTCGCCGATGAGGTCGAGAAGCCCAAGCGCACAGGCGCACAGCAGGCCCCCGAGCCCGGGCTCACCGACGAGCCGACGGTCTTCGAACCCGAGCCGCAGCCCCAAGCCCAGCTGGTCGCGTTCGCCGAACCCGAGGTGAACGACGACGACCCCGATCCTCCGACGGTCCCGCCGATGCGGCCGGCCACCCTGGACAAGCAGCTGATCGGCGGGGTGTTCGACGTCGGCACGATCGTGGTGTCGGTGGTACACAGCGTCGCGAGCGCGGTCGCGCAGACCGTCGGGCCGGACACGCTGTTCGGGGTGCCGTACATGCTGGCGATGTCCGTCGTGAATTCCGCTGCCGCCGTGGGCCGTGTGCTGGTCGGCGGTCCGCTGTACGCACCGCCGTCGGCGCCGTACTCGGTGAGTTACGGGATCCTCGACATGGTCGCGCTGTTGAACCCGGCGCGCTCCCCCGCCGGGGCCAACGACCCGACCATCGGAGTCACCCCGGAGCACCCGCTGCCGGTCATCCTGCTCAACTCGACGGTGCTGACCCAGGGTGTGAACTGGGCCGTCGGCGCGCCGGTGCTGGCCAACGCCGGCTACAAGGTCTACACGTTCAACTACGGCAACCGGACCTCGAACCCGAACTTCCCGCTCCAGTCGATCGACGACATCCGGGTCTCGGCGCAGCAGCTGTCCGACAAGATCGACGAGGTGCTCGCCGAAACCGGTGCGCCGCAGGTCATCCTGATCGGCCACTCACAGGGCGGCGGCATCCTGCCGGTGTACTACATCAACAACCTCGATGGCGCCGACAAGGTCGCCCAGGTGATCGGGATCGCCCCCGGTAACCACGGCACCGACTTCCTGGGCCTGGTCTCCGGTGTGCTGTCGGTGCCGATCCTGCGCGAGCTCTACATCGGGCTGTCGATGTGGCTGGCGCCGGCGTTCTACCAGCAGTCGATGGGCTCGGAGTTCATGGACGAGGTGTACGGCGACGGCGACACCCGCCCCGGGGTGCTGTACACCAACATCCTCACCGAGTACGACGAGGTCGCCACCCCGTACACCAACCACGTGCTGGACGGACCGAACGTCACCAACATTGTGCTGCAGCACCGGTATCCGGGCCTGGTGCACGGACACCTGAACTCCGTTGTCAGCCCGTACGTCTGGGCGACGGTGCTGGACTCTCTGGCCGCTTAG
- a CDS encoding carbon-nitrogen hydrolase family protein — translation MARTLAVALAQYAPLTGDDPVAQLHAQAAQIASGSERLDLIVFPEIHLCGDCDNAPDGNAWLRAAAEPLDGPRGRTLGEIAKELGVWLIPGSVPELGDDGGVYNTQPVFDPDGRLIAGYRKVFPWRPYEGWSPGSEFVVFDMPGVGRGGLSICYDSWFPESTRSVAWMGAEFVVNVVKTIGADRRQERILAQANAIVNQVFMLSVNAAEPVGVGGSLVVDPEGTVIADLPGAEPGVLRVDVDLDAVTRVRENGTEGWNRVWSQMYPDDRPIELPIYQGRIDPRRWTPGQV, via the coding sequence ATGGCCCGTACGCTCGCCGTCGCGCTGGCCCAGTACGCACCGCTGACCGGCGACGACCCGGTCGCGCAGCTGCACGCGCAGGCCGCCCAGATCGCCAGCGGCTCCGAGCGTCTCGACCTGATCGTGTTCCCGGAGATCCACCTGTGCGGGGACTGCGACAACGCCCCCGACGGTAACGCCTGGCTGCGGGCGGCCGCCGAGCCGCTGGACGGCCCGAGGGGGCGCACGCTCGGCGAGATCGCCAAAGAACTTGGGGTGTGGTTGATTCCGGGTTCAGTCCCCGAACTCGGCGACGACGGCGGCGTGTACAACACCCAGCCGGTGTTCGACCCGGACGGTCGCCTGATCGCCGGCTACCGCAAGGTGTTTCCGTGGCGTCCGTACGAGGGCTGGTCGCCCGGAAGCGAATTCGTCGTCTTCGACATGCCGGGTGTCGGGCGCGGCGGTCTGTCGATCTGTTACGACTCGTGGTTCCCGGAGTCCACCCGCAGCGTGGCGTGGATGGGCGCGGAGTTCGTCGTCAATGTGGTCAAGACGATCGGCGCGGACCGCAGGCAGGAGCGGATCCTGGCGCAGGCCAACGCGATCGTCAACCAGGTGTTCATGCTCAGCGTCAACGCGGCCGAACCGGTCGGCGTCGGCGGCTCGCTCGTCGTCGACCCCGAGGGCACGGTGATCGCCGATCTGCCCGGTGCGGAGCCGGGCGTGCTCCGTGTGGACGTCGACCTGGACGCCGTGACCCGGGTACGCGAGAACGGCACCGAGGGCTGGAACCGCGTGTGGTCGCAGATGTATCCCGACGACCGGCCCATCGAACTGCCGATCTACCAGGGCCGCATCGACCCGCGCCGCTGGACACCCGGGCAGGTCTAA
- the whiA gene encoding DNA-binding protein WhiA, with the protein MTAEVKDELSRLVVNSVSARKAEVASLLRFAGGLHIVGGRVVVEAEVDLGIIARRLRKDIYDLYGYHATVHVLQASGIRKNTRYVVQVAKDGEALARQTGLLDLRGRPVRGLPAQVVGGSIADAEAAWRGAFLAHGSLTEPGRSSALEVSCPGPEAALALVGAARRLGVTAKAREVRGTDRVVVRDGEAIGALLTRMGAQDTRLTWEERRMRREVRATANRLANFDDANLRRSARAAVAAAARVERALEILGDSVPEHLAAAGKLRVEHRQASLEELGRLADPPMTKDAVAGRIRRLLSMADRKAKQEGIPDTESAVTPDLLEDA; encoded by the coding sequence ATGACAGCCGAGGTCAAAGACGAGCTGAGCAGGCTGGTCGTCAACTCGGTCAGCGCCCGCAAAGCTGAGGTCGCCTCGCTGCTGCGGTTCGCAGGCGGCCTGCACATCGTCGGGGGCCGGGTGGTGGTGGAGGCCGAGGTCGACCTCGGCATCATCGCGCGCCGGCTGCGTAAGGACATCTACGACCTGTACGGCTACCACGCCACGGTGCACGTGCTGCAGGCCAGCGGCATCCGCAAGAACACCCGTTACGTGGTGCAGGTCGCCAAGGACGGTGAGGCGCTGGCCCGCCAGACCGGGCTGTTGGACCTGCGCGGTCGCCCGGTGCGCGGGCTGCCCGCCCAGGTCGTCGGCGGCAGCATTGCCGACGCCGAGGCCGCTTGGCGCGGAGCGTTTTTGGCGCACGGATCGCTCACCGAACCGGGTCGCTCGTCGGCGCTGGAGGTCAGCTGCCCGGGTCCGGAGGCGGCGCTGGCGTTGGTCGGGGCGGCCCGCCGGCTCGGCGTGACCGCCAAGGCGCGCGAGGTCCGCGGCACCGACCGGGTGGTGGTGCGCGACGGTGAGGCCATCGGTGCGCTGCTGACCCGGATGGGCGCCCAGGACACCCGGTTGACCTGGGAGGAGCGCCGCATGCGCCGCGAGGTGCGCGCGACCGCCAACCGGCTGGCAAACTTCGATGACGCCAACCTGCGCCGGTCGGCGCGCGCCGCGGTGGCCGCGGCCGCCCGGGTGGAGCGCGCGCTGGAGATCCTCGGCGACTCCGTGCCCGAGCACCTGGCGGCGGCGGGCAAGCTGCGGGTGGAACACCGGCAGGCCTCGCTGGAGGAGCTCGGCCGCCTCGCCGATCCGCCGATGACCAAAGACGCTGTGGCGGGCCGTATCCGGCGGCTGTTGTCGATGGCCGACCGCAAGGCCAAGCAGGAGGGCATCCCCGACACCGAGTCGGCGGTCACGCCCGACCTGCTCGAAGACGCCTAG